In Rathayibacter sp. VKM Ac-2762, one DNA window encodes the following:
- a CDS encoding VOC family protein translates to MGAVTLRVADLDGMIAYYRDAVTLELLSHDGPVAVLGRGGVPAVILQHAPELVHASPRSAGLFHTAILFESEAALAAAVYSVATRHPGSFTGSSDHLVSKAFYFDDPEHNGVELYWDRDRTQWSWTHGRIEMSTLFLDPNAFLQEHLTEESIAQPRLGGASVGHVHLSVGDVATAKEFYVDRLGFETTIAYGGQALFVSAGGYHHHMAMNTWNSAGAGRRQQALGLGQVEIVVPGSDDLGALGERLARSGVATRDDGRTLAFEDPWANAIRVTTS, encoded by the coding sequence ATGGGCGCGGTGACCCTCCGCGTCGCCGACCTCGACGGGATGATCGCCTACTACCGCGACGCCGTGACGCTCGAGCTGCTCTCGCACGACGGACCGGTCGCGGTGCTCGGCCGCGGCGGAGTGCCGGCCGTGATCCTCCAGCACGCGCCCGAGCTGGTGCACGCCTCGCCGCGCAGCGCCGGCCTCTTCCACACGGCGATCCTCTTCGAATCGGAGGCGGCGCTCGCCGCGGCCGTGTACAGCGTCGCGACCCGGCACCCCGGCTCGTTCACCGGCAGCTCCGACCACCTGGTCAGCAAGGCCTTCTACTTCGACGACCCCGAGCACAACGGCGTCGAGCTCTACTGGGACCGCGACCGCACGCAGTGGTCGTGGACGCACGGGCGGATCGAGATGAGCACGCTCTTCCTCGACCCGAACGCGTTCCTGCAGGAGCACCTCACCGAGGAGTCGATCGCGCAGCCGCGCCTCGGCGGCGCCTCCGTCGGCCACGTGCACCTGAGCGTGGGCGACGTCGCCACCGCGAAGGAGTTCTACGTCGACCGGCTCGGCTTCGAGACGACGATCGCGTACGGCGGGCAGGCGCTCTTCGTCTCGGCGGGCGGCTACCACCACCACATGGCGATGAACACCTGGAACTCGGCGGGCGCCGGACGCCGGCAGCAGGCCCTCGGCCTCGGACAGGTCGAGATCGTGGTGCCCGGCAGCGACGACCTCGGCGCGCTCGGCGAGCGGCTGGCCCGCTCCGGAGTCGCCACCCGCGACGACGGCCGCACCCTCGCCTTCGAGGACCCCTGGGCGAACGCGATCCGCGTCACGACCTCCTGA
- the purS gene encoding phosphoribosylformylglycinamidine synthase subunit PurS, whose protein sequence is MPTIVVEVMPKAELLDPQGKAVAGALARLGHSALHGVRVGKRFEITVDEVTDEVRASVQRIADEMLSNSVIEDVVGIHYPAEAAR, encoded by the coding sequence GTGCCCACGATCGTCGTTGAAGTCATGCCCAAGGCCGAGCTGCTCGACCCGCAGGGGAAGGCCGTCGCCGGCGCGCTCGCGCGACTGGGCCACTCCGCCCTCCACGGCGTGCGGGTGGGCAAGCGCTTCGAGATCACCGTCGACGAGGTGACCGACGAGGTGCGCGCCTCGGTGCAGCGCATCGCCGACGAGATGCTCTCGAACTCGGTGATCGAGGACGTCGTCGGGATCCACTACCCGGCGGAGGCCGCCCGATGA